One Ictalurus furcatus strain D&B chromosome 24, Billie_1.0, whole genome shotgun sequence DNA segment encodes these proteins:
- the ube2m gene encoding NEDD8-conjugating enzyme Ubc12 yields MIKLFSLKQQKKDEESAGGNRTGAGGKKASAAQLRIQKDINELNLPKTCEIVFPDQDDLLNFKLIISPDEGFYKGGKFVFSFKVGQGYPHDPPKVKCETMVYHPNIDLEGNVCLNILREDWKPVLTINSIIYGLQYLFLEPNPEDPLNKEAAEVLQSNRRLFEQNVQRSLRGGYVGATYFERCLK; encoded by the exons ATGATTAAACTGTTCTCTTTAAAGCAGCAGAAGAAGGATGAGGAGTCCGCGGGGGGAAACAGAACCGGGGCCGGGGGAAAGAAAGCCAGCGCGGCCCAGCTGCGGATACAGAAAG acatcAATGAGCTGAATCTCCCGAAGACGTGTGAGATTGTTTTTCCAGATCAGGATGATCTACTGAACTTTAAACTCATCATTTCTCCAGATGAG gGCTTCTACAAAGGTGGAAAGTTTGTCTTTAGCTTTAAA gtagGACAGGGTTACCCTCATGACCCTCCTAAAGTAAAGTGTGAAACGATGGTGTATCACCCCAACATCGACCTGGAGGGCAACGTGTGTTTAAACATACTGAG aGAAGACTGGAAGCCTGTGCTGACGATTAATTCCATCATATATGGACTTCAGTATCTGTTCTTA GAGCCGAACCCTGAGGATCCTCTCAACAAGGAGGCGGCGGAGGTGCTGCAGTCGAACCGGCGGCTTTTCGAGCAGAACGTCCAGCGCTCGCTACGCGGAGGCTACGTGGGAGCTACCTACTTCGAGCGGTGTCTCAAATAA